The Agarilytica rhodophyticola genome has a window encoding:
- a CDS encoding protein-glutamate methylesterase/protein-glutamine glutaminase has product MPYSVLVVDDSHFFQMRLKDIINEHKDLNVVGVATNGQEAIDMTAKLKPDVISMDYEMPFLDGISAVKAIMAEIPTPIIMFSSMTYEGAKITLDALDAGAVDFMNKNFAEVSSNSAIFKKKFHEKLIVFAQRGYKKSPSRSSSFITAPRTPPLVDTSTRSIVRNDSKRLKGKIKLIAIGASTGGPVAVADIVTGLKGKVSIPILIIQHMPENFTRAFAERLDRSTPLTVKEAENGDMLKKGHVLVAPGGKQLMVDRSGNSIKIVAGDNRVNYKPCVDITFASAAIAYGSAVLGIVLTGMGSDGCEGARLLKDKGSTIWSQDEDSCVVYGMPAAVAKSNISSCILPLKDIAQKIVDSV; this is encoded by the coding sequence GTGCCATACAGTGTTTTAGTCGTCGATGACTCTCATTTTTTTCAAATGAGATTGAAAGATATTATCAATGAGCACAAAGATCTGAACGTGGTTGGTGTTGCCACTAACGGACAAGAAGCGATTGATATGACGGCAAAGCTAAAACCTGATGTAATATCGATGGACTACGAAATGCCTTTTTTAGACGGCATATCTGCGGTTAAAGCTATTATGGCAGAAATACCGACACCGATAATTATGTTTTCCTCAATGACTTACGAAGGTGCTAAAATTACTCTCGACGCTCTAGATGCTGGTGCCGTTGACTTTATGAATAAAAATTTTGCTGAAGTGTCATCAAACTCGGCAATTTTTAAGAAAAAATTTCACGAAAAGCTCATTGTTTTTGCGCAAAGAGGGTATAAAAAATCCCCTAGTCGTTCGTCTTCTTTTATTACTGCTCCAAGAACACCGCCTCTTGTTGATACCTCCACACGATCTATTGTAAGAAATGATAGCAAGCGTTTAAAAGGTAAAATTAAACTCATAGCAATAGGTGCATCAACAGGAGGGCCGGTAGCAGTAGCTGATATTGTCACAGGCTTAAAAGGTAAGGTTTCAATACCGATTCTTATTATTCAACACATGCCGGAGAATTTTACTCGTGCCTTTGCTGAGCGTCTTGACAGGTCGACTCCACTCACGGTCAAAGAAGCTGAAAATGGCGATATGTTAAAAAAAGGTCATGTATTAGTAGCGCCAGGAGGTAAGCAATTGATGGTCGATCGTTCTGGTAACTCTATTAAAATTGTCGCCGGTGATAATCGTGTTAACTATAAGCCTTGTGTTGATATTACCTTTGCATCTGCGGCAATTGCCTATGGCAGCGCTGTGCTGGGAATTGTGTTGACCGGTATGGGATCTGATGGTTGTGAAGGGGCGCGCTTGTTAAAAGATAAAGGCTCAACTATATGGAGTCAAGATGAAGACAGCTGCGTTGTATACGGAATGCCGGCGGCGGTGGCGAAGTCTAATATTTCCAGTTGCATTTTGCCCTTGAAAGATATTGCCCAGAAAATAGTGGATAGTGTTTAG
- a CDS encoding flagellar motor protein, which translates to MDVLSFIGVIIGFAALLGGNFLEGGSWSSLVNGPAAIIVFGGTLGAAILQTPVSGLKRALSLFKWIVKPPHQKFKQGIKHVVSWAIAARRDGLLGLENISEKEKDRFSRKGLQLLVDGSEPDVIRHVMETDLIVAEQRDNDAVQFYESMGGYAPTIGIIGAVMGLIHVMRHLADPSQLGPGIAVAFVATIYGVALANLFLLPIANKLRACIKQQSQYRELIIEGIIAIADGENPKSIEMKLSGYLH; encoded by the coding sequence GTGGATGTGTTGAGTTTTATTGGTGTTATTATTGGTTTTGCTGCACTTCTTGGTGGAAATTTCCTAGAGGGGGGCTCATGGTCTTCCCTGGTAAATGGCCCTGCGGCGATTATTGTTTTTGGCGGGACCCTTGGTGCGGCGATACTACAAACACCTGTTAGCGGTTTAAAACGAGCGTTATCCTTATTTAAATGGATCGTAAAGCCTCCTCATCAAAAGTTTAAGCAAGGCATTAAACATGTTGTGTCATGGGCCATTGCTGCTAGGCGAGATGGCCTATTGGGCTTAGAAAATATTTCAGAGAAGGAAAAGGATCGTTTTTCACGCAAAGGCTTGCAGCTATTAGTTGATGGTAGTGAGCCCGATGTTATTCGCCATGTTATGGAAACCGATCTTATTGTTGCCGAGCAGAGAGATAACGACGCGGTACAATTTTATGAAAGCATGGGAGGCTATGCGCCGACTATTGGTATTATCGGTGCTGTTATGGGTTTAATCCATGTGATGCGTCATTTAGCCGATCCTTCACAGCTTGGACCCGGTATAGCAGTAGCATTTGTTGCCACTATTTACGGTGTTGCTTTAGCTAATCTTTTTTTATTGCCAATAGCTAATAAACTCAGAGCTTGTATTAAACAGCAATCCCAGTATCGTGAGTTAATTATCGAGGGCATTATTGCTATTGCTGATGGTGAAAACCCCAAATCTATCGAAATGAAGTTGAGTGGGTATTTGCATTAG
- a CDS encoding flagellar motor protein MotB has translation MIRRSPIETKVNHERWLISYADFITLLFGFFVVMYSISQVNENKYKVLSDTLESTFSNIVDSGIKDTDSNDIEGFNNNSNLAELTELSERLKESLSSLIDDDAVSVFANEEWVEITLNANILFTSGNAELAKDAKKLLTSVADILVPYDNAIAIAGHTDNLPISNTRFQNNWALSSARAVSVVNLMSFQGINPERLSAVGYGEYRPIVSNDTAQGRIQNRRVVLRVGRDAATTNILPLEHYVNAQHDDTDKGGAQKKITLELPSERRESVTPRPRPTASENAVKPVRLKGGGLLFSRDPNLPRNNPPVE, from the coding sequence ATGATTCGCCGCAGCCCAATTGAGACCAAAGTTAATCATGAGCGATGGTTGATATCTTACGCTGATTTTATCACCTTATTATTTGGTTTCTTTGTGGTGATGTATTCTATTTCACAAGTTAATGAAAATAAGTATAAAGTATTGTCGGATACATTAGAGTCTACATTTTCTAATATTGTTGATAGTGGTATAAAAGACACTGACTCAAATGATATTGAAGGCTTTAACAACAATAGTAATTTAGCTGAATTAACCGAATTATCAGAGCGGCTAAAAGAATCACTATCCTCCCTTATTGATGATGATGCGGTAAGTGTTTTTGCCAATGAGGAGTGGGTAGAAATAACATTGAATGCTAATATCCTATTTACTAGTGGCAATGCAGAGTTAGCTAAAGATGCCAAAAAGCTTTTGACATCTGTGGCTGATATATTAGTTCCCTATGACAATGCCATTGCTATTGCCGGTCATACAGATAATTTACCTATAAGTAATACGCGTTTTCAAAATAATTGGGCATTATCATCAGCAAGAGCGGTTTCCGTCGTTAATCTTATGTCTTTTCAGGGGATAAATCCTGAGCGTTTGTCGGCGGTGGGTTACGGCGAGTACCGACCCATCGTAAGTAACGATACTGCCCAGGGCCGTATACAAAATCGTCGTGTGGTATTAAGGGTGGGACGTGATGCCGCAACCACTAATATCTTGCCGTTAGAGCATTATGTTAATGCACAACATGATGATACTGATAAAGGTGGAGCTCAGAAAAAAATCACACTTGAACTACCCTCTGAAAGGCGTGAAAGTGTCACACCTAGACCGCGTCCAACTGCCTCAGAAAATGCTGTTAAACCTGTAAGGTTAAAAGGCGGTGGATTGCTCTTTAGCCGCGACCCTAATCTTCCTCGTAATAATCCTCCTGTAGAATAA
- a CDS encoding ParA family protein, producing the protein MQVWTVSNQKGGVGKTTTTVALGGIAAESGLRVLLIDLDPHGSLTSYFRHDPDSLSQGVYTLFTERKKLSHSIISGLILSTPHQDISLLPATTPLATLERQGIGDGMGLVISKVLSFVAYDFDLVIIDCPPQLGVLMVNALVACEELIIPVQTEFLAIKGLERILHTLNMLSHSRKQTLDYIIVPTMYDRRTQASVGSLRAIRNGYGEAVWPGKIPIDTKFRDASREGLPPSQYDSAGRGVEAYRSLYNYLNQRARNTLAMQHQGA; encoded by the coding sequence GTGCAAGTGTGGACAGTCTCAAATCAAAAAGGTGGTGTTGGCAAGACCACGACGACCGTAGCTTTAGGTGGTATTGCTGCTGAGTCTGGCCTGCGCGTCTTGCTTATAGACCTAGACCCTCACGGCTCGCTAACTTCCTACTTTCGGCATGACCCCGATAGTTTAAGCCAGGGTGTATATACTTTATTTACCGAGAGAAAAAAACTGTCGCACAGTATTATTAGTGGTCTTATTCTTTCTACTCCTCACCAGGATATAAGCCTGTTACCTGCCACTACACCTTTAGCAACACTTGAACGGCAGGGTATCGGAGATGGAATGGGGTTGGTAATAAGTAAGGTGCTTTCTTTCGTTGCTTACGACTTTGATCTCGTCATTATCGATTGTCCGCCACAACTGGGCGTGCTGATGGTAAATGCCTTGGTGGCCTGTGAAGAACTTATTATTCCTGTACAGACGGAGTTTTTAGCGATAAAAGGGCTTGAGCGTATTTTACATACCCTGAATATGTTGAGCCATTCACGTAAACAAACACTCGATTACATTATTGTGCCGACTATGTATGATCGTCGCACACAAGCTTCTGTTGGCAGCCTAAGGGCTATTCGCAATGGTTACGGTGAAGCCGTTTGGCCAGGTAAAATCCCGATTGATACTAAATTTCGTGATGCCAGCAGGGAAGGGCTTCCTCCTAGTCAGTACGACAGTGCTGGCCGTGGGGTTGAAGCTTACCGTAGCTTATATAACTACCTTAACCAGCGTGCGAGAAACACGCTAGCGATGCAGCATCAGGGAGCTTGA
- a CDS encoding chemotaxis protein CheW, whose protein sequence is MVDRPIDDVLQVYFNDLLGEDREDESSQSSLATKQKRHSPIVVTENKSRPRLKCVPSPVKKEADTKKIPEVDLEKRSHINSKDSNAAGQHDNDSQRRPVTKEKDVDGYITDHVIAKKADTSPPASSPEQQQNTLTLEQKRAELKKAMLPPANDGVKPPPANHTIKEKQRQCEHPTQTLLESDRREKLQQLLDRQTMTELMPTSIEVEAPAVDHALTTEEKTLDQSNANTDIPTKKDHLLDDKISSNVKQAQIAVRPSWAQEDFEVLLFEVSGLSLAVPLVALGQIVPIDDKLTSLTGQSKWFMGILPSHVGDIRTVNTSLFVMPERHKDGDEDKAKYVVTIDGMPWGLAVDAVNQPIKLSPNDVKWRNQRTKRPWLAGTVKSHMCALIDIPQMALLLEQCDKNRDA, encoded by the coding sequence GTGGTAGATCGACCGATAGACGATGTTTTGCAGGTATACTTTAATGACCTCCTTGGCGAAGACAGAGAAGATGAATCATCGCAGTCTTCCTTAGCTACGAAGCAAAAACGTCATTCACCTATTGTCGTCACTGAAAATAAATCACGTCCAAGGCTTAAGTGTGTGCCTTCGCCTGTGAAGAAAGAGGCTGATACTAAAAAGATACCTGAGGTAGATTTAGAGAAAAGAAGCCATATTAATAGTAAGGACAGCAACGCTGCTGGGCAACATGATAATGATAGTCAACGCCGTCCCGTGACAAAAGAAAAAGATGTTGACGGCTATATAACAGATCATGTCATCGCAAAAAAAGCAGATACTTCGCCACCAGCATCATCGCCTGAGCAACAACAAAACACCCTTACCCTAGAGCAAAAAAGAGCTGAATTAAAAAAAGCGATGTTGCCGCCGGCAAACGATGGTGTTAAGCCGCCGCCGGCAAATCATACTATTAAAGAGAAGCAACGTCAGTGTGAGCATCCTACACAAACGCTTTTAGAAAGCGATAGGCGTGAAAAATTACAACAGCTTCTTGATCGGCAAACTATGACAGAGTTGATGCCGACGTCTATAGAAGTTGAAGCGCCCGCCGTCGACCATGCATTAACAACTGAGGAGAAAACGCTAGATCAAAGTAATGCCAACACTGATATACCCACTAAAAAGGATCATCTTCTTGACGATAAGATATCGAGTAATGTTAAGCAAGCACAGATTGCTGTTCGTCCCTCATGGGCACAAGAGGATTTTGAAGTGCTGTTGTTTGAGGTGTCGGGCTTATCCTTAGCTGTTCCTTTGGTGGCCCTAGGGCAAATTGTGCCAATAGATGATAAGCTGACCAGCCTTACTGGCCAATCAAAATGGTTTATGGGAATCTTACCTTCACATGTGGGAGACATTCGTACTGTTAACACCTCACTTTTTGTTATGCCCGAACGGCACAAGGACGGAGATGAGGACAAAGCAAAATATGTGGTTACCATTGATGGCATGCCATGGGGCTTGGCGGTAGATGCCGTTAATCAGCCGATCAAACTCTCACCTAATGATGTTAAGTGGCGAAATCAGAGAACCAAGCGGCCTTGGTTGGCTGGCACCGTAAAGTCTCATATGTGCGCACTAATTGACATTCCACAAATGGCGTTACTACTTGAACAGTGTGACAAAAATAGAGACGCCTGA
- a CDS encoding chemotaxis protein CheW codes for MTVNLKSKKAGEDPMLQWVTFKLAGEKYGINVMQVQEVLRYSEIAPVPGAPDYVLGIINLRGKVVTVVDIRTRFMLPSAEVTDNSRIVVIEAEDHVIGILVDSVAEVVYLRQSEMETAPSLGNDESAKFIQGVCHKNDELLILIELDKLLTDEEWAEMAMF; via the coding sequence ATGACAGTTAATTTAAAAAGTAAGAAGGCAGGTGAAGATCCCATGTTGCAGTGGGTGACCTTCAAACTTGCGGGTGAAAAATATGGCATCAATGTCATGCAGGTGCAAGAAGTTCTGCGCTATTCGGAGATAGCACCCGTACCTGGCGCTCCTGACTACGTGTTGGGCATTATTAATCTACGTGGCAAAGTGGTGACAGTGGTAGATATTCGCACGCGCTTCATGCTGCCCAGTGCTGAGGTGACGGATAACAGTCGTATTGTGGTAATTGAAGCTGAAGATCATGTTATTGGCATCCTTGTAGACAGCGTCGCAGAGGTGGTTTATCTAAGACAGTCAGAGATGGAAACCGCGCCGAGCTTGGGCAATGATGAAAGTGCCAAATTCATCCAGGGTGTCTGCCACAAAAATGATGAACTGTTGATTTTAATTGAACTGGATAAATTATTGACAGATGAAGAATGGGCCGAAATGGCAATGTTTTAA
- a CDS encoding DUF2802 domain-containing protein, protein MDISTMEFIIILLICVSAGIVLGLTACFVMLNQYRHACQSQIKKIESTVNIMTSGSLGMGQKMLTLEKKVSNLRHAQNEMKVSDVDFSYTQAQKLIAQGMDSRAIAANSGLSASEINLMRLLHQHHSDGCARV, encoded by the coding sequence ATGGATATCTCAACAATGGAATTTATCATTATTTTATTAATCTGTGTTAGTGCTGGCATTGTGCTTGGATTAACTGCCTGTTTTGTTATGTTGAATCAATATCGACATGCCTGTCAGAGCCAAATAAAAAAAATTGAATCTACTGTTAATATTATGACATCTGGCTCTTTAGGCATGGGGCAGAAAATGCTAACACTAGAGAAAAAAGTTTCCAATTTGCGTCATGCTCAAAATGAAATGAAGGTCAGCGACGTGGATTTTTCTTACACGCAAGCACAAAAGCTTATTGCGCAAGGAATGGATAGCCGAGCAATTGCTGCTAACAGCGGGTTATCGGCATCCGAAATAAACTTAATGCGCTTATTACATCAACATCACTCTGATGGTTGTGCCCGTGTATAG
- a CDS encoding YciK family oxidoreductase, whose translation MFDKEFFNNYSPAKDLLKDKVILITGAGAGIGKAAALTFAQYGATVILLGRTLQKLEEVYDEIERQGLAQPAIFPMNLESASDHDYQAMHDSINEEFGRLDGLLHNASELGPRTPLTNYPSEQWQKLLQVNLTAPFIMTKSLVPLLSKSQNASIVFTGSSVGIKGRAFWGAYAVTKAGCENMVEILADEFDGTNNIRVNSINPGGTRTRMRASAYPAENPSSVPPAEDIMKPYLFLLGDDSKDVNGTQLNAQPKN comes from the coding sequence ATGTTCGATAAGGAATTTTTTAATAATTATTCCCCAGCTAAAGACTTATTGAAAGATAAGGTGATTTTAATTACAGGCGCCGGTGCAGGTATAGGTAAAGCTGCTGCTTTAACATTTGCACAATACGGCGCAACCGTTATTTTGCTTGGCCGCACTCTACAAAAATTAGAAGAAGTATACGATGAAATCGAGCGTCAAGGACTGGCTCAACCTGCCATATTCCCTATGAATTTAGAAAGCGCAAGCGATCACGATTATCAGGCTATGCATGACAGTATTAACGAAGAGTTTGGTCGCCTGGATGGCCTATTGCACAATGCCAGCGAACTAGGCCCAAGAACGCCTCTGACAAACTACCCCTCAGAGCAGTGGCAAAAATTGTTGCAGGTAAATTTAACCGCACCTTTTATCATGACCAAATCCCTTGTTCCACTATTGAGCAAGTCACAAAATGCCAGTATCGTTTTCACAGGCTCATCTGTTGGGATAAAAGGAAGAGCTTTCTGGGGCGCTTACGCGGTGACTAAGGCTGGCTGTGAGAATATGGTAGAAATACTCGCCGACGAATTTGATGGCACTAATAATATTCGCGTAAATTCCATCAATCCAGGTGGTACTCGCACACGTATGCGCGCCAGTGCTTATCCTGCTGAAAATCCAAGTTCTGTACCTCCCGCAGAAGATATAATGAAGCCTTATTTATTTTTGTTAGGTGATGATAGCAAAGATGTTAATGGCACTCAGCTTAATGCCCAACCCAAAAATTAG
- a CDS encoding HAD family hydrolase, with amino-acid sequence MSLRAVFFDLDGTLLDTAPDLANALNRLLISESQAPLTEQQVREVVSAGAYAMLKLAFNVERDDPQTASLRQRLLDFYLQDLSTHTRAFDGIETLIENLHQADIDWGIVTNKPEAYATPLMERFTFARRPLCVLCPEHVTHPKPHGEPLELACQHAKCAVNEAIYIGDHQRDIQSGINAGMKTIAVNYGYIPNGETAHQWQADYVAETGHDIWPIIETFITR; translated from the coding sequence ATGTCTTTACGCGCTGTTTTTTTTGATCTGGATGGTACACTTCTGGATACTGCACCGGATCTTGCAAATGCTTTAAACCGTTTGTTGATATCGGAAAGCCAAGCTCCCTTAACAGAACAACAAGTGCGAGAAGTGGTTTCCGCCGGAGCATATGCGATGTTAAAGCTGGCTTTTAATGTGGAACGAGATGATCCTCAGACGGCAAGCTTACGGCAACGGCTTTTAGATTTTTATTTGCAAGACCTGAGCACGCATACGCGAGCTTTTGATGGTATAGAGACTTTAATTGAAAATTTACACCAAGCCGATATTGATTGGGGAATTGTCACAAACAAACCTGAAGCCTATGCCACGCCATTAATGGAGCGCTTCACATTTGCTCGTCGTCCTCTTTGTGTACTCTGTCCCGAACATGTTACCCACCCCAAACCTCATGGTGAACCTCTTGAACTTGCATGTCAGCATGCCAAGTGTGCGGTGAATGAAGCTATTTATATCGGTGACCATCAACGAGATATTCAATCCGGTATTAATGCCGGCATGAAAACTATCGCAGTCAATTATGGCTACATACCCAACGGCGAGACAGCCCATCAATGGCAAGCAGATTATGTCGCCGAAACGGGCCACGATATTTGGCCTATTATTGAAACTTTTATCACACGCTAA
- the ubiG gene encoding bifunctional 2-polyprenyl-6-hydroxyphenol methylase/3-demethylubiquinol 3-O-methyltransferase UbiG, whose amino-acid sequence MTAHTENVDPNEIAKFERMANRWWDTEGEFKPLHDINPIRSNYIDQRASVADKSLLDIGCGGGILCEAMAQRGALVSGIDMGKAPLEIANLHKLESGLEIDYQQSTAEELAEKKASAFDIVTCLEMLEHVPNPQAIVESCAKLAKPGGDIFFSTINRNPKSYAMTILGAEYLLKLLPKGTHEYKNFIRPSELSMWLRNAGLEIMDISGISYNPLSRSFYLNPNDVDVNYLVHAKANC is encoded by the coding sequence ATGACAGCACACACAGAAAACGTAGATCCTAACGAAATCGCAAAGTTTGAACGCATGGCGAATCGCTGGTGGGATACAGAAGGCGAATTTAAGCCCTTGCATGATATCAACCCAATTCGCTCCAACTATATCGACCAAAGAGCTTCAGTAGCGGATAAAAGCCTACTAGATATTGGTTGTGGCGGCGGTATTTTATGTGAAGCCATGGCACAACGCGGCGCTTTGGTAAGCGGTATCGATATGGGTAAGGCGCCTCTTGAAATTGCTAATTTGCACAAGCTTGAAAGCGGTCTTGAAATCGATTATCAACAAAGTACGGCCGAAGAGCTTGCTGAAAAAAAAGCCTCCGCCTTTGATATTGTGACTTGTTTAGAAATGTTGGAACATGTACCCAACCCGCAGGCTATTGTGGAGTCTTGCGCTAAGTTAGCCAAGCCTGGTGGTGATATTTTTTTCTCGACAATAAATCGCAACCCCAAATCTTACGCCATGACTATTTTGGGTGCTGAATACCTGCTTAAGCTGCTACCTAAAGGCACCCACGAGTACAAAAATTTTATCCGCCCTTCAGAGCTCAGCATGTGGCTGCGTAATGCAGGGCTAGAAATCATGGATATTAGTGGAATTAGCTACAACCCTTTAAGTCGTAGTTTTTATTTAAATCCTAATGATGTGGATGTTAACTACTTAGTCCATGCAAAAGCCAATTGTTAA
- a CDS encoding TRZ/ATZ family hydrolase, with product MSQKTEIDLIVSASWVIPVVPRNCVLENYSVAIDQERIVAIEPSGELHKSYQPKQHLNLEGHAIIPGLINAHGHAAMSLMRGYADDKPLMEWLEQHIWPAEQKWVSEQFIIDGVQLAMAEMIATGTTCFSDMYFYPEHTAAEANKAGMRAQVNFPVLDFPTMWASGPDEYISKGLQLAEDYACEPRINIGFGPHAPYTVADEPLQKIAEFAKAKQAPVQIHLHETAYEVSAAIESTGRRPSQRLHDLGVLSERTQCVHMTQVDDEDIVLLQQSGAHVVHCPESNLKLASGLCPTEKLIQAGINVCLGTDGAASNNDLDLFAEMRSAALIGKITANDAAAIDAMTALEMATINGAKAMAIDTLVGSIEVNKQADLVAIDLSGIEHQPMYAPISQLVYTQVGHKVSHVWVNGELLFKNGQHQTLDIESLRIKAIEWQQKLKAR from the coding sequence ATGAGCCAAAAAACTGAAATCGACCTCATCGTTAGCGCTTCTTGGGTGATTCCTGTTGTTCCCAGAAATTGTGTTTTAGAAAATTATTCTGTGGCGATTGATCAGGAGCGAATAGTCGCCATAGAGCCGTCAGGTGAATTACACAAGAGCTATCAACCTAAGCAGCATCTAAACCTTGAAGGACATGCCATTATCCCAGGCTTAATTAATGCCCACGGTCACGCAGCTATGTCGCTTATGCGCGGTTATGCTGATGATAAGCCCTTGATGGAATGGCTTGAGCAACATATATGGCCGGCAGAGCAGAAGTGGGTATCGGAGCAATTTATTATTGATGGTGTGCAACTGGCTATGGCAGAAATGATTGCTACTGGCACTACCTGCTTTTCCGATATGTATTTTTATCCGGAGCACACAGCTGCAGAGGCAAACAAAGCCGGTATGCGTGCACAGGTAAATTTCCCCGTACTAGACTTTCCGACTATGTGGGCAAGTGGCCCTGATGAATACATTAGTAAAGGACTTCAATTAGCTGAGGATTATGCTTGCGAGCCGCGTATTAATATCGGCTTTGGTCCACACGCCCCCTATACAGTGGCTGATGAGCCGCTGCAAAAAATCGCCGAATTCGCCAAGGCTAAGCAGGCACCAGTGCAGATTCATTTGCACGAAACCGCTTACGAAGTCTCTGCTGCCATAGAATCAACCGGTCGTCGGCCAAGTCAGAGGTTACATGACTTAGGGGTGTTATCAGAGCGCACTCAATGTGTTCACATGACACAAGTTGATGATGAGGATATTGTACTCTTACAGCAATCAGGCGCGCATGTTGTGCACTGCCCCGAGTCGAATTTAAAACTCGCAAGCGGCCTGTGTCCAACTGAAAAATTAATACAAGCAGGCATTAATGTTTGCCTAGGCACAGATGGCGCAGCGAGTAATAACGACTTAGATTTGTTTGCTGAAATGCGCAGTGCTGCCCTAATTGGAAAAATTACCGCTAACGACGCCGCCGCTATTGATGCGATGACTGCATTGGAAATGGCTACGATTAATGGTGCTAAAGCAATGGCCATCGATACGTTGGTCGGCTCTATCGAGGTCAATAAACAAGCTGACTTAGTGGCGATCGACCTATCGGGCATCGAACATCAACCTATGTATGCCCCCATTAGCCAATTGGTGTACACCCAAGTGGGACATAAAGTATCTCATGTTTGGGTGAACGGCGAACTGCTATTCAAAAATGGGCAGCATCAAACACTCGACATCGAATCTCTTCGTATAAAGGCGATAGAATGGCAACAAAAACTTAAAGCCCGCTAG